One Paenibacillus sp. JQZ6Y-1 genomic region harbors:
- a CDS encoding maltose/glucose-specific PTS transporter subunit IIC, which produces MKTFFEKAQRFGKSFMLPIAVLPAAGLLLGIGGALSNPNTVSTYPLLQIEWLQQIFKVMSSAGSIAFDNLALIFAIGVAVGLARSDKGTAGLAAALAYLVMNASINAMLINAGKLAEDNLAAAGQGMILGIQSLQTGVLGGIIIGLVTAALHNRYNKIELPQFLGFFGGSRFIPIISSFAAIFVGLLLFLIWPTIQLGITKLGGIVDATGYVGTLFYGFFLRMLGPLGLHHIFYLPFWQTGLGGTLEVSGKIYEGTQNIFFAQLGDPSTQKFFIGTSRFMSGRFITMMFGLLGAALAIYHTARPERKKVVGGLMLSAALTSFLTGITEPLEFSFLFVAPVLYVIHAAFDGLAFMLAHMFQITIGQTFSGGLIDFILFGILQGEAKTNWIYVPIIGAVWFCLYYFTFRFLIVKFNFKTPGREDDNAVLADGTAASDGNEAQTGVAASTEATPAAARSVTILNALGGVNNIKDLDCCATRLRVSVYDPGQVNKEAFPATGAKGVLVNGNGVQVIYGPQVSVIKNEIEEYMESE; this is translated from the coding sequence ATGAAAACGTTTTTCGAAAAGGCACAGCGGTTTGGCAAATCGTTTATGTTACCGATTGCTGTATTGCCAGCAGCAGGTTTGCTGTTAGGAATCGGCGGAGCGTTATCCAATCCGAACACGGTAAGCACGTATCCGCTGTTACAGATTGAATGGCTGCAGCAAATATTTAAAGTGATGAGCAGTGCGGGCAGTATCGCTTTTGACAATCTGGCGTTAATCTTCGCCATCGGTGTTGCCGTTGGTCTGGCACGTTCGGATAAAGGAACGGCAGGTTTGGCAGCAGCGCTTGCCTATCTTGTGATGAATGCGTCGATCAATGCGATGCTGATCAATGCTGGCAAATTAGCAGAGGACAATCTAGCCGCTGCGGGGCAGGGGATGATTCTCGGTATTCAGTCGCTGCAAACGGGCGTGCTGGGCGGGATTATCATCGGTCTAGTAACGGCAGCACTGCACAATCGGTACAACAAAATCGAGCTGCCACAGTTTCTTGGCTTCTTCGGCGGATCGCGCTTTATTCCCATCATCTCGTCGTTTGCAGCGATCTTCGTCGGCTTGCTGTTGTTCCTGATCTGGCCAACCATTCAACTTGGTATTACAAAGCTAGGCGGTATTGTGGATGCAACGGGATATGTAGGAACGCTGTTTTATGGATTTTTCCTGCGTATGCTGGGACCGCTGGGATTGCATCATATTTTTTATCTGCCATTCTGGCAAACAGGGCTTGGCGGAACGTTGGAAGTATCTGGTAAGATATACGAGGGAACACAAAATATTTTCTTTGCACAGCTTGGCGATCCAAGTACACAAAAATTCTTTATCGGCACCTCGCGCTTTATGTCTGGTCGTTTTATTACGATGATGTTCGGTTTGCTCGGTGCGGCACTAGCGATCTATCATACAGCGCGACCAGAGCGAAAAAAGGTAGTCGGCGGTTTGATGCTATCAGCAGCACTGACTTCCTTCTTGACCGGGATTACCGAGCCGCTGGAATTCTCGTTCCTGTTCGTAGCACCAGTGCTGTATGTGATTCATGCGGCATTTGATGGTCTGGCGTTTATGCTGGCGCATATGTTCCAGATTACGATTGGGCAAACGTTCTCCGGCGGACTGATCGACTTTATCCTGTTTGGCATTTTGCAGGGGGAAGCCAAAACGAACTGGATCTATGTGCCGATTATTGGCGCCGTCTGGTTCTGTCTGTACTACTTCACCTTCCGTTTCCTGATCGTGAAATTCAACTTCAAAACGCCGGGGCGTGAAGATGACAATGCAGTACTGGCAGATGGGACAGCCGCAAGCGATGGGAATGAAGCGCAAACTGGTGTTGCTGCTTCGACGGAAGCGACTCCTGCAGCGGCACGCTCGGTTACGATTCTCAATGCACTCGGCGGCGTGAACAACATCAAAGACCTGGATTGCTGCGCTACCCGATTGCGGGTATCGGTGTATGATCCGGGTCAGGTAAACAAAGAAGCATTTCCAGCGACTGGCGCCAAGGGTGTACTGGTCAATGGCAACGGCGTACAGGTCATTTACGGTCCACAGGTAAGTGTGATCAAAAACGAAATCGAAGAATATATGGAAAGTGAGTGA